The DNA region GAAACTCTCTACCGTATAAAGGCAAATCTACGCCAAGCTTTGCTAAAACGGGTCAATTTAACCATTGCCCTTAGTGCATTTTGGGAAAGTCATGACGAAACAATTAATCTCGAAAATCCTGCTGAAGAACAACTGTTTCGGGAACAATTCGATGATTTTGGTGCAGCTCTGGATGAGCAAGTAAATGGTATTTTAAGCCTCCAACTTGCACCAGACGGCATCGTTACATACATCACCAACTTGGAGCGTAATAAGCAAGCCATTAATCATGATTTGTTTGGAGATCCGTCTCGTCGAGGGCAAGTACTTGACGTTATCAGTCAGCGTGGTGTGATTATTGCGGGTCCCATTGAATTGGTGCAGGGTGGACAGGGTCTGATTGCTCGAAAAGCTATTTTTACGAAATTAGGAGCGTTTTCTCCACAACGATATGTTGAAGATAAACAGATCTCACGACAGGAGAAATGGTTACAGTCTATTCCCAGTGATTTTTGGGGGTTTGCGACCACGGTAATCGATGTCGAAACCTTGTTTGAAGAAGCTGGTCTCAATGATTTACCAACTCAGTATCGTTATGCGTTGCGTGGTCGCCATGGCATGGGAAATGAAGGTGAAATTTTTTGGGGTGATGCCGATATCTTTGATGATTTATCCGTGAGCGCAGTTGTCTCTCTACCGAACGGTGAATGGATATTGGGTATTCAGACGAGTACTTCTCCTTGGCTATGGGTACGCTCTACCTTGATTTTTGTGACAGGAATCGGAGCCTCACTCATGTTAGGTCGAGGGATTTTGCAAGGTTATGAGCGGGAAAAGGCGATCGCCCAAAGTCGAACGAAGGATGAATTTTTAGCAACTATTAGCCATGAGATTCGCACCCCTCTCAATGGCATCATCGGCGTTAATAGTTTATTGATCGAAACTCCGCTTAATGAGCAGCAACGCCAGTTTGCTCAAACGATTAAAACAAGTGGCAAACATCTCTTAGAAATCGTGAATGATATCCTCGATTTTTCGAAGATTGAAGCCGAACATTTAGAGCTTGAAATAAAGCCTTTTGAGTTACATAAACTGATTAGCCAACTGAGTAAACCCATTGAGTCTCAGGCAATGGTGAATGAGCTCAAATATCAGACGGCGATCGCCCCAGAGATTGCACCGATTATTGAGGGCGATGTAAAACGTATTCACCAAATTTTGATCAATTTGTTAACCAACAGCATCAAATTTACCCATGCAGGAGAAATTCGTTTTGCAGCGTCCCTTGTGAAAGCGCCGCGCAATAAACAAGTGTTGCAATTTGAGGTGGCAGATACTGGTATTGGCATTAAGCCTCAAGATAGAAAGACGCTGTTTAGCCCTTTTATCCAGGCTGATTCTTCTGTCACCCGTAAATATGGTGGGACTGGATTAGGGTTGTCTATTGCCAAGCGTCTTTGTGAATTGATGGGTGGACGTATTTGGTTTGACAGTGAACTTGGCCAGGGCACAACATTTTATGTACAGATTCCTTATATCGTGGGTGATGCAGAAGCGAGTACAGTCTCTGAGCTCCGTAAAACTGACGTTGCAGTATTGCCGCAACAACAATTAAGTGCTCCAAAACAGCCCACTAAAACAACCTCTATTTTGGTTGTGGAAGATGTCAAATTAAATCAAATCATTATTTGTTCGATGTTGACGAAGTTGGGATTTGAAGCAGACTTGGCCGAGAATGGTTTAGAGGCGATCGCCGCCCTAAATAAACGAGCATATGATGTGGTCTTAATGGATTGGCATATGCCGAAGATGGATGGCATTACGGCGACAAAAAAAATTCGTGAACTTCAGGATATCGTGCCACAACCTTGGATTATT from [Leptolyngbya] sp. PCC 7376 includes:
- a CDS encoding ATP-binding protein, whose product is MPEDGKTKLNLKQQLSAKATRAIAAMVVSVGVVSTIALVTTDRQLTLKQEEKIATETLYRIKANLRQALLKRVNLTIALSAFWESHDETINLENPAEEQLFREQFDDFGAALDEQVNGILSLQLAPDGIVTYITNLERNKQAINHDLFGDPSRRGQVLDVISQRGVIIAGPIELVQGGQGLIARKAIFTKLGAFSPQRYVEDKQISRQEKWLQSIPSDFWGFATTVIDVETLFEEAGLNDLPTQYRYALRGRHGMGNEGEIFWGDADIFDDLSVSAVVSLPNGEWILGIQTSTSPWLWVRSTLIFVTGIGASLMLGRGILQGYEREKAIAQSRTKDEFLATISHEIRTPLNGIIGVNSLLIETPLNEQQRQFAQTIKTSGKHLLEIVNDILDFSKIEAEHLELEIKPFELHKLISQLSKPIESQAMVNELKYQTAIAPEIAPIIEGDVKRIHQILINLLTNSIKFTHAGEIRFAASLVKAPRNKQVLQFEVADTGIGIKPQDRKTLFSPFIQADSSVTRKYGGTGLGLSIAKRLCELMGGRIWFDSELGQGTTFYVQIPYIVGDAEASTVSELRKTDVAVLPQQQLSAPKQPTKTTSILVVEDVKLNQIIICSMLTKLGFEADLAENGLEAIAALNKRAYDVVLMDWHMPKMDGITATKKIRELQDIVPQPWIIAVTASASPEDRQTCLDAGMDDYLSKPLTLEQLTPVIERSPLEIDADLQTFLQEPSKKSHDDNY